A stretch of the Bubalus kerabau isolate K-KA32 ecotype Philippines breed swamp buffalo chromosome 11, PCC_UOA_SB_1v2, whole genome shotgun sequence genome encodes the following:
- the LOC129623800 gene encoding basic proline-rich protein-like, translating to MRSRGSYRLRLQSHTEFFQNRWVVRSPRISYQGSAIVRNFVSGAGDPRSDAEPGTKRPGPREASRTPSDSSSARGRQQSRSQKLCGPRSPPGPACAGPAIHAVLTGGAPGLPGPRSGTTAQACPARPTRGGGEPKVPAAARPGRARDPAPNPGSGPGAPRPGCPSTPQAAQVGSLRPGQEPPSPDPRAPAPGPCLPRAPPAEAGATARVPGGGRPAPAQAPLFVCAARSSRRSADATARADPAGPADLRRRAPRPPAHSAPASLPPRRPRPSRLRPPRALPPPPRPPPLRPVTPPGPPRPARPPPGTHLGAHGGPARAAPGLARGSNAGAARPEGPCAGLGRAGPCRAPRGGEARLRPCAPGSE from the coding sequence ATGCGCTCACGAGGGAGTTACCGTCTACGCCTACAATCACACACCGAATTTTTCCAGAACCGCTGGGTGGTTCGATCGCCCAGAATAAGCTACCAGGGCAGCGCGATCGTGAGAAACTTTGTTTCCGGGGCCGGCGATCCCCGGTCGGACGCGGAGCCCGGCACGAAGCGCCCCGGGCCGCGGGAAGCCTCCCGGACGCCAAGTGACAGCAGCTCCGCGCGGGGTCGCCAACAGTCCCGATCCCAGAAGTTGTGCGGGCCGCGCTCGCCTCCCGGTCCTGCCTGCGCGGGGCCGGCGATCCACGCGGTCCTTACCGGAGGCGCGCCCGGCCTCCCCGGTCCCCGCTCCGGGACCACCGCGCAGGCCTGCCCCGCCCGCCCGACCCGGGGAGGGGGCGAGCCGAAGGTGCCGGCTGCCGCGAGGCCAGGCCGCGCAAGGGACCCGGCCCCCAACCCCGGCTCCGGCCCCGGCGCGCCCCGCCCCGGCTGCCCCTCAACTCCGCAAGCCGCCCAAGTTGGCAGCCTCCGCCCGGGCCAAGAACCCCCGAGCCCCGACCCCCGGGCTCCAGCCCCTGGCCCCTGCTTACCTCGCGCGCCGCCCGCCGAGGCCGGGGCAACGGCGCGGGTCCCGGGCGGCGGCCGCCCTGCGCCCGCCCAGGCGCCGCTCTTTGTCTGCGCCGCTCGCTCCTCCCGCCGCTCGGCCGACGCTACGGCCCGGGCGGACCCCGCGGGCCCGGCCGACCTCCGCCGCCGAGCCCCGCGCCCGCCGGCCCACTCGGCTCCGGCCTCGCTCCCGCCGCGGCGCCCCCGCCCCTCCCGGCTGCGCCCGCCGCgcgcccttcctcctcctcctcgtcctcctccgCTCCGCCCAGTGACGCCGCCGGGGCCGCCCAGGCCCGCGCGCCCGCCGCCCGGGACCCACCTGGGCGCGCACGGCGGCCCGGCTCGGGCGGCGCCGGGACTGGCTCGAGGCTCAAACGCGGGCGCCGCCCGGCCCGAAGGACCCTGCGCTGGgctgggccgggccgggccgtGCCGGGCGccgaggggaggggaggcccgGCTCCGACCCTGCGCGCCCGGGAGCGAATAG